The Vidua macroura isolate BioBank_ID:100142 chromosome 2, ASM2450914v1, whole genome shotgun sequence DNA window AGCACTCTGGCAAGAGATGAGCAGGAGAAACTAGCCTTTCCCTGCTTCCTGCCAGCCCCTTGAAAAGACTGGTctattcctcctcctcctccttctcctcctcctcctcctcctctttccctttggGAAACTGGGGGCAGGACAGGTATGTGAGTATCAGAACTGCTGTCATTCCGCCTTTCAGGAAAGGGAGTAAAGAGAAGGGTGATGATTATTTTGGCAGTCTCTTACCCTCCCTCCAgttgctttttggtttgttgttgatGCCTGCAGGCTTTTCTGAGGtggggggaaaagcaggagggagaggaggaggagtaCAAGCTGCTAGGATATCATCCACAACAGGCAGGAAGAGCAATGAGCAGGAACCCACATTCCTATGGGGCCATTGTGCTGCTCAGACAGCTgagagagagaggcagcagccagTTCAGACAGACTCCTCTCTACTGCTCTccaccagggaaggagaaagaatgcaatACTCCACAGCCCTTAGGCAGTGTAGGCACCTGTCCATCCCAGAGAACATGCCTCACCTCTCCCCCCTCCACTGGTCTCACCTTCCACTGGGGAGAAGGTTTCTCCCATCCAGTCCTTGGGGCAGGACGAGTGACCCCCTCCTTCCTTTCACaagcaggagggacaggaatGGATATTTTTCTCTTAGACACTCAAGGCAATcctcaaaaaaccccatccagctGTGAACCCTGCCACATTCTTCTGTGGCCTGCTAAAAACATGTGTCCAAGCCCCTGTATATACAAGGGCCATCTCTCCATCCCATCCACCATGCGTGTCTCAACACGCAACCCCACTTCATACACATCCTACAGTGAGAGAGAAGGCAAAACAGGGGCCTTTCTTTGGGTTTCAAAGGAGGGGCTCTTGCATGAGGAAgtgatcccagcacaggaaagggGCTCTTGCACAAGGAAGCATCCTCCTACCAGGCAGGCTGTTGCACAGAAGGAGCACCCCCTTGAGACAGGCTGTTGTGCAAGGGGCTGCCATGAACAGGGTTACACAGCCAgaagaggctgctgcaggaggagaggccAGAAACTGTTGCACGAGGAGGGCCGCTGCACAAGCGgtgcccctggcacaggctaTGCACAAGAGGTGTTCTGCTCCCTGGGTTGAGGTCTCTCTAGGAGCTGGAGAGGTGCTCCACTTGGATGGTGCTGGTGCTGACAGTGAGGCAGATGTCCTTATGATGCTCTGAAGTCTTGTAAGGAGTCAGGTCAAAGGAGCACTGGGGGGGAGGGTTGGGTTGGTTAGTGTCTCCAGAAGGGCCCCCTGCTGCCCCCCCGCCCTGtggctggaagtgctgctgctgctgcgaggCCTGGGCTTGTGCCTGAAccacctgctgctgtgggtcAGGGATGTTGTGTTTCCGCATGTGCTTCATCAGGTACGTCTCCTGCAACGGGAAGGACTGCGTGAGAGGAGGGAACGACGCTCGCAAGAGCCAAGCCAGTAGGGAGGGACACAACAACTCAGGGGACTGCTCCCATTGGATCtacaggagctgctccttggGAAGTTGACCACTTCTGCTATCCTCAGGGCAGCAAACACTCACCGAGGTGTAGGCCCGGCTGCAGATGGAGCAGGTGTAGACCTTGGCGTGTTTCACCGTGTGCGTAGCCAGGTGTACCTCCAACGAGGCAGCATCCGTGTACGCACGGTGGCAGTTGTGGCACTTGAAAGGTTTGTCTTTGTTGTGCTGCCGTCTGTGGGACtggggtgcagcagcagcagggaggaaagagaaagcaagcGTGAGGAAGCAAGTAAGTATTAGTACTGGAGATGGCTTTACCTCAAATACCCCGTTTACAGCCAGGCCCCAAGCTGCTGGCTGATGAGGAAGGTAAATCTGGCTCCTAGCACAGGGACAGAACTCCCTGCAGCCCACCACACCTTCCCCACACATGCCCTTCCCTCTCATGCATACTAGGCATTTGAAGAGCAGAGACTCTTAATGCTCCACAACCCCCATCTTCTCAGTTTCCATGCAACTCTCAGTCTTTTCCTGGTCTCTCCTTTTCTGCCCCACTATACATCTGCTCCCTGCATCTAATACCTTCAGGACAGGATTTGCTTTAACTGCTTGCAGGTGTTTACAGCTCTTTGCTCTTTGGCAAACTACAGTCCCTCTCCTCCAGGATACTGCAACAGGACACACCACCTCTGCTTCCTATATCCCTACCCTTATGCCCTCCATTTCattgtaaaacaaacaaaaaacccacccagatACCCAGACTTTATTGGGTGTAACATTTTGCAAAAGTCTTGCCCCAGCTGAGTTAGAAAACTGCAAAACAGATGGGGGGAACTTCACTAAGTTCTCACCGCTTTCAAGTCAAGTTAATTTTACAGGATGCGACCGTTTATGCGACTTCTTTGGGCCACTAAGTGCCACAAGTCAGGAATCtcttccctgcccagggcttCAATAGCTTTCTGTATTCTTTTACTCTCCTCCCAGCTGCCCCACTTATTCCACCTCCTCCACCACAGGCACCCTTGCCAACCCCTGTCAGCGAGCAGGACACACCCAGCCCCTTACCTGCAAGTTGGAAAGCTGGGTGAAAGCCTTTTCACACCCAGGGTGAGCACATTTGTAGGGTCGGTCCCCGGTGTGGATACTGTTGAGGAGGAAGAGCACAAATGGGAGGCAGTGAGCAGGCAGACAGGGCAGACTGCCaggtcctgctgctgtgtgaaggGGATGATGTTGCCTCCAGATGCTGTTCTAGCTGGACAAAGAGAACTCTGCCCAGCTCCCGCATCCAGTTAGAAGTTGAAGACAGGCAGTCAAGCAGATTTTAGAGTGACTAGGATTGAGGAGCAAGAGCTTATGAATGCCTGGACAGCTCAGCACGTGAGCTACCTAAAAATGTATTGGGAAGGGGTATGGAGGTCCAGGCTCCCTGCTCCAATCTCAGGAGTCCCAAATGACCAAGAGGAATCTGTTCTCTTGCTTCCACAGTACCAAGAAAGCAGCTCTGTTCCCTCCAGGATAGACACATcaaagtttttccttttaagtaaCAGGCTGAATTTACCTACAGTGTtaacctgtccctgtccccctgcaaTGCCAGGAGCAGCTTCCACACACTCAGTCCAACCCCCGTGGTGCCAGGCTGGGATCCCCTACAGCCAATGCCTCTCTCTCTATCGCTCTCTCTCTGTGCCGCCCGCGGTGCAAGACCAAGGATCCCCAAGGACAGCATGTGCCCACCTTAGCCCTGACGTGGTCAGTGTCTCCTGCGCAGCCTCCACTCCGTCCACTCAGGTGGGTCACCTCCTTCTGGGGGTGCAGCCGGCCGCAttccccgcccgccccccgcaTGCTTGGCGCGCGTGCTCCAGAGGTGCATGCCGGCAGCGCGGGGGGACCAGGGCCAGGCCCCCAGCCTCCTCTGGCCCTTACcgtgtgtgctgctgcaggtgggagAGCTGGCGGAAGGCCTTCTGGCAGTAGCGACAGGTGTAGGGCTTGGCCCCCGAGTGGATGCGGAGGTGCTGGGCCAGGTAGGATGTGTTGGCGAAGCTCTTGGAGCAGTGAGGACACTTGTGCGGCTTGACAATCGCCGTGTGAAGCTTGGAGTGGATCCTGCcgaagaggaggaggagcagcagcagttggaCATGACCGCCATCTGGCTAGTGCTGATGGAATGAGGGCACAAAGGGGGTGGGACAGCACCACGCTATCTGCTACATGAAGGAACTCCAAACACAGCATGAGTTCTCTTGGTCTCAAACTGTGCTCCCCTTGGATTCAAGAGACCATGGTCTGTCTGCACCGGGGGAGGATCCAGAGAGAGGAACTATAGAGCTTGGACTGAGGGGCattggcagagctgtgtgtgggaAGCCTGTGGCTGAAATAGCAGGGGGGCTGCAAGCCTGGACTTGAGATGTTTGGCAGAACTATGCTGGGGTGACAGGGAACAGTCCTCCTATGCCCGCTCTACTCTCACACTGACACAACCAGCCCTACCTCCTGTCAGAAAGCATCGCTCCGCTGCCGATGCCTCTCCGGCGGAGCAGCGCTAACCTGAGCGCACCCAGCCCCTCACAGCCAGGGACCAGTCTCACATGTCTGATACCGTTACTGCCGGTCTGATGTGTGTAAGACCTGACCAGCCTGTGACAACCAGCCAGGTCTGCCCAGGCAGTTGCCCACTGAGGTGCTCACAGCATGCTGGGATGACGGCAACATGCAGTGCAGAGGGCCCCAGCCTCCTCTGGCCCTTACcgtgtgtgctgctgcaggtgggagAGCTGGCGGAAGGCCTTCTGGCAGTAGCTGCACGTGTAGGGCTTGGCCCCTGAGTGGATACGAATGTGCTGGGCCAGGTAGGAGCTGTTGGCGAAGCTCTTGGAGCAGTGAGGACACTTGTGTGGCTTTGTCTCCGTATGGGACTTGGAGTGGATCTGCATCTCCGACTTGGAATAGAAGGTCAGCGAACACATCCGGCACCTGGGACCGGGGCGAGGGGAAGAGACAGTGTCACACGGGGGTAAGCCCCAATATGGATCAAATCTAACTGGATGGGATCTTCCACACTGAGTGAAAAAGGGGTGTTTTCCCACTATGTGGTACTGGGGAGGTTTCACCTGGGACATGGCTTGGCTGTGAGTGGTTCAGTCCCAGGGGAACAAATTTAAGCTGGGAACTGGTGTAACAGAACAATACTTCACAGCCAGACAAGTGAAGGCGTTGGAAGGTGTTGGAAGGAACCAACTGGCTTGCAAGAGAGACAGGGCAACACATTGGACATTTTCCAACAGCAATCCTAAGGGGATATGAATAATGCCCAGACAAACCCCCCACTTTGTTAatctattatttatttcagtcaaAAAAACCTTGGAAAACCTGGAAATCCCAGGTTATAGTTCATATTAGAAGTTAATTCCATGAACTGTGAAGTCTGTGATAGCAGAAATGGCCAAATCCACTTAACTCTGCTCCCATTTTTGTAGAAGACACTCAAATATTTAGAATACAAAATGCTGAGAATAACAGTAGTGCTGCTTTCCTAGTGGGCCTCACAAAGATACTCTGGATATAAATGTGGTATTTCATTGGTCTAGTGGGCTTTCATCATTTCAGTCTTACTGATGTGATGCAAAATGTTTTGTCTGGGTGTTTGGATCCATCTGTTCCCGTAATGATCAGAAATGTATTTGTTAACACACAGACTCTCTGAACAAGAAGAAGCAGTTGGCATCGCTCTGCTACGGATGCTGCTGTTAAAAAATGCTCCTCCACTACGACACCAGGCTGTTAAGAGAAGCTCGTACTGTTTTACGGTTCAAGATGGCAAAAGCTTTTGTGGTTGTTAATTTGACAGATAGAAGCTGCATCCAAGTTACTAATTTCTTCCCCACCCCCCCATGTGTGTCAAACAAGGGGTAGAGTTAAGGTTTATCTGAATTTAGgattttcatttacattaaagacaaaatataaTCTCCACATGTAACTTCCAGGGTCACATTTGAGAGAAGAAATGCCAGCCAGAGGAAGGCTAGTTAACACAAATTCAACTTTCACAGTGGTTTTGTCTGGGAATTTCCTTGAGTTTATATGGTGTTTACAAAACTGCTCAGCAACAAAAGTCTCTGCAGGTATTACAAGCCACAGAGCTGATCCTGCTCTTCCCCATATCCATCTCCCCTCAGGAGGATACTTCATTGCATCTACTGTTGTGACTCTGTTGAAACCAGAAGCTTTATGATGTGTGTAGTCTGATTAGCGTATGTCATGTAAGCAGAATTTATCCAGCACTTACCTTAACTTCCACAGGCCCTTCTGAGCCATAGCTTGATTCCAAGCCATTTAGCTGGAAGCCATACCTCTCTAGTAAGCACTCTAACACACACCTGTCATAACATTTCCCTCCTCTCCACCTTTGCTCTTTTACATTCATTATCATCTCTCACAGTTGTTCCCACGTGTCCTACCTTCATCTTTCTCTTAATCCATTTTAATTGCAAGCCCTAACAGAACATGCAAACTAAGTACATCCTTACATAAATCCCTCctcatacacacacatacaccaATCCCTGCTGGAATCAACAAACAGAAGCAATTTGGCTGTTTATCCCTACATCAATTAAAGATATAAGGCGTAAAAAGGTACATCAGCatcatcttttttaaaaaaaagtagcttttgGTTTATAAACCAAACTATCTCAAGTCACACAGTTTGTTCCAGACTTCCTGAAATGCTAGACTTGAATAGAGCATATGTATTCTGCAGTAATCAAGTTATACTCATACATGATGAGGACTGTGTATCCTTGAAAGCACCAGCGTTAGAAATAACTCTGAGGTGAACACTGAACTGAAAAATACCTTTGAGTTGCCAAGTCCAGTTCCCTGCTAATGCAAGCAATTACAACATAATCTCATGCTTGACTTTTAGCAAGCTCCTTCTCAGCAGATGCTGACTTCCATTACTCTCAACTGAACCCCGTTCCACAGCATTGTCCCTCTGATAAGGAACCATTCAATTGAGAACAAGCTCCCAGTGTGATGCTGTGCTGCTCACCAAAACAAAGGGGAATAGCAGGTATCCTTTTTGTATACAGGAGGGGAGCAACTGTTCTTGCCAATAGCATGTCTAATTCTGAAGTCTATGTCCTCAACAATTACTGAAAAACTCACACAGGCTCAGCAAACCTAAAGAATGATGGCATGTGGAAAATTGGCTTTGCAGGAAAGATTCACTGACTCCACTCAATCTAGGTTTGGAGTAAAGCTTAAAAGATAACTTGGTCAATATCCAAATAAATCTACCTAGGGAGAAAAATATCAATTACTAGGGGCTTATTTTATGAATAAGTAAGATATAATGAGGAACAACAACTGAcaccagaaatgaaaaaaagaggaaacaggCCTTTTCCAACCGTGAGAATAATGCATCTTTGGAACAAGGCTTGGAGGCTACAACATGGTCTCAATCACTTGGCCCCTACAAACAGCATTCTGAGAATCCAGGTACCTTTCTGAGAGAAATATCCTTCTAAGGGTTTTGCTCTAGTTTAAAGAGAATGCTGGGCACTAATCTCTTCTGTGCTGTACACAGGACTCTATATTTTAAATA harbors:
- the ZNF384 gene encoding zinc finger protein 384 isoform X3, encoding MSGSYRAIGRVTSRVLVKMEESHFNSSPYFWPAVPTVSGQIENTMFINKMKEQLLPTEKGCSLAPPHYPALLTVPTSVALPTGISMDSDTKPEQLTPHSQAPVTQNITVVPVQSAGLMTAGPGLVITSPSGSLVTTAASAQTFPISAPMIVSALPPGSQAALQVVPDLSKKGTATLAEGGGGGGVAPKPPRGRKKKRLQESGLPEMSDPFVLTNEDDEDQHKDGKTYRCRMCSLTFYSKSEMQIHSKSHTETKPHKCPHCSKSFANSSYLAQHIRIHSGAKPYTCSYCQKAFRQLSHLQQHTRIHSKLHTAIVKPHKCPHCSKSFANTSYLAQHLRIHSGAKPYTCRYCQKAFRQLSHLQQHTRIHTGDRPYKCAHPGCEKAFTQLSNLQSHRRQHNKDKPFKCHNCHRAYTDAASLEVHLATHTVKHAKVYTCSICSRAYTSETYLMKHMRKHNIPDPQQQVVQAQAQASQQQQHFQPQGGGAAGGPSGDTNQPNPPPQCSFDLTPYKTSEHHKDICLTVSTSTIQVEHLSSS
- the ZNF384 gene encoding zinc finger protein 384 isoform X5, which codes for MSGSYRAIGRVTSRVLVKMEESHFNSSPYFWPAVPTVSGQIENTMFINKMKEQLLPTEKGCSLAPPHYPALLTVPTSVALPTGISMDSDTKPEQLTPHSQAPVTQNITVVPVQSAGLMTAGPGLVITSPSGSLVTTAASAQTFPISAPMIVSALPPGSQAALQVVPDLSKKGTATLAEGGGGGGVAPKPPRGRKKKRLQESGLPEMSDPFVLTNEDDEDQHKDGKTYRCRMCSLTFYSKSEMQIHSKSHTETKPHKCPHCSKSFANSSYLAQHIRIHSGAKPYTCSYCQKAFRQLSHLQQHTRIHTGDRPYKCAHPGCEKAFTQLSNLQSHRRQHNKDKPFKCHNCHRAYTDAASLEVHLATHTVKHAKVYTCSICSRAYTSETYLMKHMRKHNIPDPQQQVVQAQAQASQQQQHFQPQGGGAAGGPSGDTNQPNPPPQCSFDLTPYKTSEHHKDICLTVSTSTIQVEHLSSS
- the ZNF384 gene encoding zinc finger protein 384 isoform X1, coding for MSGSYRAIGRVTSRVLVKMEESHFNSSPYFWPAVPTVSGQIENTMFINKMKEQLLPTEKGCSLAPPHYPALLTVPTSVALPTGISMDSDTKPEQLTPHSQAPVTQNITVVPVQSAGLMTAGPGLVITSPSGSLVTTAASAQTFPISAPMIVSALPPGSQAALQVVPDLSKKGTATLAEGGGGGGVAPKPPRGRKKKRLQESGLPEMSDPFVLTNEDDEDQHKDGKTYSSVSSGTNDAWFPAALSCVDSLMSNQGCRMCSLTFYSKSEMQIHSKSHTETKPHKCPHCSKSFANSSYLAQHIRIHSGAKPYTCSYCQKAFRQLSHLQQHTRIHSKLHTAIVKPHKCPHCSKSFANTSYLAQHLRIHSGAKPYTCRYCQKAFRQLSHLQQHTRIHTGDRPYKCAHPGCEKAFTQLSNLQSHRRQHNKDKPFKCHNCHRAYTDAASLEVHLATHTVKHAKVYTCSICSRAYTSETYLMKHMRKHNIPDPQQQVVQAQAQASQQQQHFQPQGGGAAGGPSGDTNQPNPPPQCSFDLTPYKTSEHHKDICLTVSTSTIQVEHLSSS
- the ZNF384 gene encoding zinc finger protein 384 isoform X2 gives rise to the protein MEESHFNSSPYFWPAVPTVSGQIENTMFINKMKEQLLPTEKGCSLAPPHYPALLTVPTSVALPTGISMDSDTKPEQLTPHSQAPVTQNITVVPVQSAGLMTAGPGLVITSPSGSLVTTAASAQTFPISAPMIVSALPPGSQAALQVVPDLSKKGTATLAEGGGGGGVAPKPPRGRKKKRLQESGLPEMSDPFVLTNEDDEDQHKDGKTYSSVSSGTNDAWFPAALSCVDSLMSNQGCRMCSLTFYSKSEMQIHSKSHTETKPHKCPHCSKSFANSSYLAQHIRIHSGAKPYTCSYCQKAFRQLSHLQQHTRIHSKLHTAIVKPHKCPHCSKSFANTSYLAQHLRIHSGAKPYTCRYCQKAFRQLSHLQQHTRIHTGDRPYKCAHPGCEKAFTQLSNLQSHRRQHNKDKPFKCHNCHRAYTDAASLEVHLATHTVKHAKVYTCSICSRAYTSETYLMKHMRKHNIPDPQQQVVQAQAQASQQQQHFQPQGGGAAGGPSGDTNQPNPPPQCSFDLTPYKTSEHHKDICLTVSTSTIQVEHLSSS